The proteins below come from a single Candida albicans SC5314 chromosome 7, complete sequence genomic window:
- a CDS encoding uncharacterized protein (Ortholog(s) have role in maturation of SSU-rRNA and cytosol, nucleolus localization) — translation MSANDEYSSDEESFDESTKSKVLLGFVDAPIISDGKDPEDNDLPTIEDTFIGGQPVWLHPDSKPAEKSLTCDVCNGKLALYLQAFAPIDGKLYDRVIYVFGCKNTKSCSGKKGTVKVIRGIIKDSETVNRIKKENQEALQKDMEAKLKLEKQKKFNDELTKDLFKKKDTPEASNPFGGNSNPFSNPFGSNPFSKKPEEEKEEEKEKEKETSKSKSYADVASKNAPKPKSVKKLQDDLPEYRGLFVYVDNEKFKKIQHDPELEKYKHLIDKEEYDESDILEKPSSSASASGLDNPQASQISNMLNDKYFEMFSNTVKHNPGQVLRYDLGGKPLLYSGKDDVAKKFLAQPANIPRPSFNPSSERRFELQLMPKAIMDLEDLGNNRNVGINDILNGMSWGTIIVCTDEEDFIPEENFDANQVGYIEEWCGVQWEESV, via the coding sequence ATGTCTGCCAATGATGAGTATTCTTCTGATGAAGaatcatttgatgaatCTACCAAATCCAAGGTCCTTTTAGGTTTTGTTGATGCCCCTATAATAAGTGATGGCAAGGATCCTGAAGATAATGATCTTCCAACGATTGAAGATACCTTTATTGGAGGACAACCAGTGTGGTTGCATCCAGATTCTAAACCTGCtgaaaaatcattaacTTGTGATGTTTGTAATGGGAAATTGGCTTTGTACTTACAAGCGTTTGCACCTATAGATGGCAAATTATATGATCGGGTGATCTATGTATTTGGATGTAAAAATACAAAGAGTTGCTCTGGTAAAAAGGGAACCGTTAAAGTGATCAGAGGGATTATCAAGGACTCTGAAACTGTCAATAGAATCAAAAAGGAAAACCAGGAAGCATTGCAAAAGGATATGGAAGCTAAATTGAAGTTggagaaacaaaaaaagtttaatgatgaattgacaaaagatttgtttaaaaaaaaagatacaCCAGAGGCATCAAATCCATTTGGTGGGAATAGCAATCCATTCTCAAATCCATTTGGTCTGAACCCTTTTTCTAAGAAACccgaagaagaaaaagaagaggaaaaggagaaagagaaagagacAAGCAAATCCAAATCGTATGCAGATGTTGCCTCCAAAAATGCTCCAAAGCCAAAATCagtgaaaaaattacaagaCGATCTTCCCGAGTATCGTGGATTATTTGTCTATGTTgacaatgaaaaatttaaaaagatACAGCATGACCctgaattggaaaaatataaacattTGATAGACAAAGAAGAATACGATGAGCTGGATATTCTAGAGAAACCGAGTTCCTCTGCATCAGCTTCAGGATTAGATAACCCTCAAGCTAGTCAGATTTCAAACATGTTGAATGATAAGTATTTTGAAATGTTTTCCAACACCGTCAAACACAATCCTGGTCAAGTCTTGAGATATGATCTTGGAGGTAAACCATTATTATACAGTGGCAAAGATGATGTTgccaaaaaatttttggcACAACCAGCAAACATTCCTAGACCAAGTTTCAATCCGTCTAGTGAACGTAGATTTGAATTACAATTGATGCCTAAAGCAATAATGGATTTAGAAGATCTTGGTAACAATAGAAATGTGGGAATTAATGATATACTTAACGGAATGTCATGGGGAACTATTATAGTATGcactgatgaagaagatttcATACcagaagaaaattttgatgCTAATCAAGTCGGATATATAGAAGAATGGTGTGGGGTCCAATGGGAAGAAAGTGTATAA